One Dreissena polymorpha isolate Duluth1 chromosome 9, UMN_Dpol_1.0, whole genome shotgun sequence genomic window carries:
- the LOC127846779 gene encoding caveolin-1-like yields the protein MADKVDLVNRDPNHLNDHIKVQFEDVLAEPEGAHSIDCVWKLAYTCFSCWLGLCYKISTLLCGIFIAAEWGCEFASVAFYHVWFITPMLKMCEINCAVFSKMTRTCLACCIEPCCEACGQFFHNFKK from the exons ATGGCCGATAAAGTTGATCTCGTGAACCGCGATCCCAATCACCTGAACGATCACATCAAG GTCCAATTCGAAGACGTCCTCGCAGAACCGGAAGGAGCGCACTCGATCGACTGCGTCTGGAAGCTCGCGTACACGTGCTTCTCGTGCTGGCTCGGACTCTGTTACAAGATTTCTACGCTATTGTGTGGCATCTTCATCGCCGCTGAGTGGGGCTGCGAGTTCGCCTCAGTCGCCTTCTACCATGTCTGGTTCATCACTCCGATGTTGAAGATGTGCGAGATAAACTGCGCTGTTTTCTCAAAGATGACCCGCACTTGTCTCGCGTGCTGCATTGAACCGTGCTGTGAGGCGTGTGGTCAATTCTTCCACAATTTCAAGAAATAG